In the genome of Acidovorax sp. 69, the window GGCCCGACTGCAGGCGGGCGGTGAATTCGTCGATGCAGTTGCGCAGGCAGCGCGTCACCCAGTCGCTCACATCCAGGCTGTCGTGCAGGTGGGCCTTGGTGTTGCGGTGGTGGGCAGTGGCTTCGCGGCCTTCCAGCGCCAGGTGGCGGAACGGGTTGCTGGGATCGGTGCCCAGCTTGGTCAGGCCGGCAGCGAAGTCCTCGCTGTGCCAGAAGTCCTGGGCGGTGCGGGCGTGCTTCTTGAACTTGATGATGTCCAGCGCCTTGATGAGGATGACGATCCACGAGGCCAGCGACATGGCCAGTAGCAGGATGGCGACGGCGCGGGTGACAAAGTCGCCCTGAATCCAGACGTTGGCGATGCCGAATTGCGATTCCATGAAAACTCCCTAAGCGGTAATTGGTTTATTCGAGAACAAAATTGACGGGGACCAGGTTCCACATGGTCTCGGCCACGCCATTGCGTTTGCCAGGCACAAAGCGCCAGCGCATGACGGCCTCCTGGGCCTGGCGGTCCAGCCGGTCGAAACCGCTGGACTTGCTGATTTCCACCTTCTGCGGCAGGCCGTCGGTGCCAATCAGCACGCGCAGCACGACCTTGCCTTGCTCACCCATGCGCTTGCTGATGGCGGGGTAGCTGGGCTTGGGGTTGTTCAGGTAGGCCGCATCACTGGACGGCAGCTCGATCCTGGGCGGTGCAGGCGGTGAAGGCGGCGCCGGTGGCGCAGGTGTGGGCGAGGGCGCCACCACCGGTGCATCCATGGGGGGCGCAGGGGGTTGTGGCGTGGTGACGCCCGTCGGCGCATTGGGCGCGGGTGTGGGGTCGGCAATGGCCACGGGCATGGGGGCTGGGCGTGGCGCCACCTTGGGGGCGGGTTTGGGTGGCGGGGGCACCGGCGGTGGTGGAGGGGCGATCTTGGGCGCGGGCGGGGCGATGAATTCGCTCAGCAACTCGGCGGGCACGATGATTTCTGCCGCGCGGCGCAAGAGCCCCGACTGCAGTGCCCACAGGCCCGCCACATGCAAAGCCACCACGGAACCCACGATCACGGCATTGCGGCTGACACCCCCGGGGGTGGCGAAACGATCAGGGTGAGACATAAAAATGATAGCTGCCAGCGCTTATGGAGAAAGCGCTAGAGGCCAAAAAGACCTAAATTATTTGCGAAAGATCCACCAGGCCGAGCCTGCGACAAGGATCAGGCTGCCAGCGAGTGTAGAGAGGAGTTCCATGACTTGCTTTCCAAAATGGAGCTGGCAAGCTGGATCGTCTGCGGTGCTGCTTCGTTGTGCAAGGCGGCGACCGGGTTCGATGCGCTGCACTGCGCCACCACATCGCGGGCGCAGCTTTCGCAGCACCCGCATTGGGTGGCCACGCCC includes:
- a CDS encoding bacterioferritin-associated ferredoxin: MIVCVCRRISDREIARHARAGMSFDEIQFELGVATQCGCCESCARDVVAQCSASNPVAALHNEAAPQTIQLASSILESKSWNSSLHSLAA
- a CDS encoding MotA/TolQ/ExbB proton channel family protein is translated as MESQFGIANVWIQGDFVTRAVAILLLAMSLASWIVILIKALDIIKFKKHARTAQDFWHSEDFAAGLTKLGTDPSNPFRHLALEGREATAHHRNTKAHLHDSLDVSDWVTRCLRNCIDEFTARLQSGLAILASVGSTAPFIGLFGTVWGIYHALLAIGTSGQSTIDKVAGPIGEALIMTALGLAVAIPAVLGYNALVRGNKSILGGLNSFAHDLHAYFVTGARVNAGEPGKVLPMKKGG
- a CDS encoding energy transducer TonB gives rise to the protein MSHPDRFATPGGVSRNAVIVGSVVALHVAGLWALQSGLLRRAAEIIVPAELLSEFIAPPAPKIAPPPPPVPPPPKPAPKVAPRPAPMPVAIADPTPAPNAPTGVTTPQPPAPPMDAPVVAPSPTPAPPAPPSPPAPPRIELPSSDAAYLNNPKPSYPAISKRMGEQGKVVLRVLIGTDGLPQKVEISKSSGFDRLDRQAQEAVMRWRFVPGKRNGVAETMWNLVPVNFVLE